One segment of Salvia splendens isolate huo1 chromosome 20, SspV2, whole genome shotgun sequence DNA contains the following:
- the LOC121781430 gene encoding uncharacterized protein LOC121781430: MPGEASDIERKLEAPMPWIGMYVAMASLVCALAMAADTIHGFRGKKHWLPSKVFSLNATSLTLLAVAMKLPVDLTTRMYAATDRLAKICSLAFMSTAMANFMTSLGSMEDKDMLMNVTALGILVVTVVVNFIVQVIQMRQFLRGRKMFCEEITAAAFMLLSLLMVISSAVMAPATKKYLESKYHEMMKMASDEQILESMEEGDFMFDKLRNMIKKYWVMAETSSPQFVIARSVTCTASGIISMLTAVLVAQAEIRLVMEYKGIDIAASTYGWSTKWIVLAQSFGVAVGAVAPAIRCFNAIKFKCSENVSRGFRDEFKIDAYWIQMMVEWRQSSLPMQIRDRKWRKFLHKTKGLILSFLVRVQILIVLCSTALRYIFFCFATPCFHCLKRLKSIFSSRKSQVHGISGSQQEILDLSRYVLLLEGEAELPQKIQVNICEEVDRLVRTGKKQQPKNLLSLLHKVGNFKGLRKVDKNQVPSLHSQEPPKCWSLPLVTLTSIAIALPNIPKKEVSWLLRSVDEGLFYVKLIEKTLDKKGNLVNSRNAADVIWVGVELYRKWQDNDLQETSLKGRDSKEMLQELSKQAEQGIVDFKREVRDFVTENPLNWPVKAIAANSMYRICQRLLKAYEGDHLHADERLFQQLANMIANILAASLTNLMRVVIIKCHQRDIKKKEKNVREAALLLGETEEILQVLQQHRATTRTDPDESEFIEKWCNLLIKRKV; the protein is encoded by the coding sequence ATGCCGGGAGAAGCATCGGATATCGAGAGGAAGCTAGAGGCGCCGATGCCATGGATAGGCATGTATGTCGCCATGGCCTCCCTCGTCTGTGCTCTTGCAATGGCAGCTGATACCATCCATGGATTCAGAGGCAAGAAGCACTGGTTGCCGAGTAAAGTCTTCTCGCTCAACGCAACTTCCTTGACGTTGCTAGCTGTGGCCATGAAGCTGCCAGTGGATCTCACAACTCGGATGTATGCTGCCACGGATCGCCTTGCGAAGATTTGCAGCCTAGCCTTCATGTCAACTGCTATGGCCAATTTCATGACCAGTTTAGGATCAATGGAGGACAAAGACATGTTGATGAATGTGACTGCTTTAGGCATTCTTGTGGTCACAGTTGTGGTGAATTTCATTGTTCAAGTCATCCAGATGAGGCAGTTTCTTCGCGGGAGAAAAATGTTTTGTGAGGAGATCACCGCAGCTGCTTTCATGCTCCTCTCACTTCTCATGGTCATATCTTCCGCTGTGATGGCCCCCGCCACTAAGAAGTATCTTGAGTCCAAGTACCACGAGATGATGAAGATGGCCTCGGACGAACAAATCCTGGAGTCGATGGAGGAGGGAGATTTCATGTTTGATAAACTTAGGAACATGATCAAGAAATATTGGGTGATGGCTGAAACCAGCAGTCCTCAGTTTGTCATTGCGCGGTCCGTTACCTGCACTGCTTCTGGTATCATTTCTATGCTCACTGCTGTTCTCGTGGCGCAAGCTGAGATCAGACTGGTGATGGAGTACAAGGGAATCGACATAGCTGCCTCCACGTATGGATGGTCAACTAAATGGATTGTTCTTGCTCAGTCGTTCGGGGTGGCAGTGGGGGCGGTTGCCCCTGCAATCAGGTGTTTCAACGCGATCAAGTTCAAATGCTCGGAGAATGTGAGCCGGGGCTTCAGAGACGAGTTCAAGATCGATGCTTACTGGATACAGATGATGGTGGAGTGGAGACAGAGCTCTCTGCCTATGCAGATCAGAGACAGAAAGTGGAGGAAGTTTCTTCACAAAACCAAAGGCCTAATATTGAGCTTTCTTGTAAGAGTGCAGATTCTGATAGTTCTTTGTAGCACAGCACTTAGATACATATTTTTCTGCTTTGCAACTCCATGCTTCCACTGTTTGAAAAGATTGAAGAGTATATTCAGCTCGAGGAAATCACAAGTTCATGGGATTTCTGGATCACAGCAAGAAATTCTAGACCTGAGCCGTTATGTTCTGCTGCTCGAAGGTGAGGCCGAGCTTCCTCAGAAAATCCAAGTGAACATATGTGAGGAAGTGGACAGACTGGTGAGGACCGGGAAGAAGCAGCAGCCAAAGAATCTCCTAAGCCTGCTTCACAAAGTCGGAAACTTCAAAGGGCTGAGAAAAGTCGACAAGAACCAAGTTCCGAGCCTGCATTCTCAAGAGCCTCCCAAGTGCTGGTCTTTGCCTTTGGTGACACTGACAAGCATAGCTATTGCACTTCCTAACATCCCAAAGAAGGAGGTGAGCTGGCTGCTGCGGAGCGTGGATGAAGGGCTGTTCTACGTTAAGCTCATCGAGAAAACACTTGACAAGAAGGGGAATCTAGTGAACAGCAGAAATGCAGCAGATGTGATTTGGGTTGGAGTGGAGCTGTACCGCAAATGGCAGGATAACGATCTCCAAGAGACGTCTCTCAAGGGGAGGGACTCAAAGGAGATGCTACAGGAACTGTCGAAGCAAGCAGAGCAAGGCATTGTGGATTTCAAGAGAGAGGTGAGAGATTTTGTGACGGAAAACCCCCTAAACTGGCCAGTTAAGGCCATTGCTGCAAACTCAATGTACAGAATCTGCCAGAGGCTTCTCAAGGCCTATGAAGGCGATCATCTGCATGCGGACGAGAGACTTTTCCAACAGTTGGCCAACATGATAGCAAATATACTAGCAGCGTCGCTTACCAATCTGATGCGCGTTGTGATCATCAAGTGTCACCAGAGGGACatcaagaagaaggagaagaacgTGCGCGAAGCAGCTCTTCTGTTGGGGGAAACAGAAGAGATTCTTCAAGTTCTTCAGCAGCACAGAGCTACAACAAGAACGGATCCTGATGAATCGGAGTTTATTGAAAAATGGTGTAACTTGTTGATCAAGAGGAAAGTTTAG
- the LOC121781429 gene encoding uncharacterized protein LOC121781429, with amino-acid sequence MNVTALGILVITVVVNVAIQVIQMHAYLGNRLGFHEELLGTVSMLFLLLMFVSAAVMIPSMKRYLETKYHEMHRSALIEDEIYLEKVITVDKLRVLVKKYWMMAETSNPQFVIARSVTCTTSGMLSLMISLVLVEVEIRMAIGFGLLQHSFSSYGWSTKFVLIAQSAGVIVGKIAPASRWFVAVKYSSLNQSGRSFGDAVSVEEYWTQKMVEWRQSSLSFQIRHFKSRKLVHDLRALFLKSCISVQRLVVLASKLVLLISICFTSPAISCVDYFTRLKRQNRVAHSASSHGPEVSEKVDSVLDLSHYVMLLEGELELPAETLENICKEIDQVIHKGKLKRPKNLLKLLSKSCIFKGVGEFDSSQVPALHSQDLPYCWSLPVVTLACIALALPNVEKSKSDGLLSSVTEGLRLVKLVDKTMDR; translated from the coding sequence ATGAACGTCACCGCTTTAGGCATTTTGGTGATTACGGTGGTAGTGAATGTGGCCATACAGGTCATCCAGATGCACGCTTATTTAGGCAACAGGCTAGGGTTTCATGAGGAGCTTTTGGGGACTGTGTCGATGTTGTTCCTCCTTCTCATGTTTGTTTCCGCGGCGGTCATGATTCCTTCTATGAAACGTTATCTGGAGACGAAATATCACGAGATGCATCGATCTGCTTTGATTGAGGATGaaatttatttggagaaagTGATCACCGTTGATAAATTGAGAGTGTTGGTGAAGAAATATTGGATGATGGCAGAAACTAGCAATCCTCAGTTCGTGATTGCTCGTTCTGTGACGTGCACCACCTCTGGAATGTTGAGCTTGATGATCTCTCTGGTTTTGGTGGAAGTCGAGATTCGGATGGCGATTGGGTTTGGTTTGCTGCAGCACTCGTTCTCCAGCTATGGATGGTCAACCAAGTTTGTTCTTATAGCTCAGAGTGCCGGGGTAATCGTTGGCAAGATTGCTCCCGCGTCAAGATGGTTCGTTGCTGTGAAATACAGCTCGTTGAATCAAAGCGGAAGGAGTTTTGGAGATGCAGTGAGTGTTGAGGAGTATTGGACTCAGAAGATGGTGGAGTGGAGGCAGAGCTCTTTGTCTTTCCAAATTCGACATTTCAAGAGCAGGAAGCTTGTTCATGATTTGAGAGCTTTGTTTTTGAAGTCTTGCATTTCTGTTCAGCGTCTGGTTGTTCTTGCTAGCAAACTAGTTCTTCTCATCTCTATCTGTTTCACTAGCCCAGCGATTTCGTGCGTTGACTATTTCACGAGGCTGAAGAGGCAGAATCGCGTAGCGCACTCTGCATCCTCGCATGGGCCAGAGGTCTCGGAGAAGGTTGATTCCGTGCTGGATTTGAGCCATTATGTGATGCTGCTGGAAGGGGAACTAGAGCTTCCTGCAGAGACTCTGGAGAATATCTGCAAAGAAATTGATCAAGTTATTCATAAAGGCAAGTTGAAAAGGCCCAAGAATTTGCTCAAACTGCTCTCCAAATCTTGCATCTTCAAAGGAGTTGGGGAATTCGACAGCAGTCAAGTTCCAGCTCTGCATTCTCAAGATCTTCCCTATTGCTGGTCTCTACCTGTGGTGACGCTGGCTTGCATCGCGCTAGCTCTTCCCAATGTTGAGAAGAGCAAATCGGATGGCCTGCTGAGCAGCGTGACTGAAGGGCTTCGCCTCGTGAAGCTCGTGGACAAGACCATGGATAGATAA